The genomic window GTGCTTCAACAAGCGCGAAATGCATCCATGTGGCTGGATGATATTGGCATCGAAGCAAGCCACCTGATCCGTGATCGTGATACCAAATTCGCTGCGAGCTTCGATGCATTCTGGGAAGGTTCGGGAACGACAATAACCCGAACGCCACCACGCACCCCTCAAGCGAATGGATTTTCTGAAGCCTACGTAAAAACCGTGAAATCCCAATGCCTTGACCACTTTATCTGCCTGAGCCTTGAACACCTTGAATACATCAACCGAGAGTGGCTGGCGCATTATAATTTCACACGGCCTCATCAAGGCAAGGAGATCGGCAATAAAGTTCTCAATGTCGATTTCACGCCGACTACGGAAGGCGAGATCAAACGGGAACAAAAGCTCGGCGGGATCATTTCGCACTACTACCGCGCAGCCGCGTAGTCCTGCCGCCGCCAACATCAAACCGCACCCCTCCGTTCAAGCTGAACGGCTATTCCATTGCGCCTTGATTGTAAGACATTGGTTGTATTCCGGCTTCTCATAGCTCTACTTGATCTTTTTCCCCGCTCCGCATCCTGAATTTATCAGCTCAATCTCACTTGCATCACACCTGTTTTACCTAACTTAGGGACGCCACACCAAACCGCACCCACCAATAGATTTCATTGTGCTCATGTTCTATCTCCTTAATCCACCAGTTCGCGTTCGATGTCTTCGAGTGATTTCCCTTTGGTTTCCGGCACCATCCATTTGATGACGATGAATCCGACGAGACAGATGGCACCGTAGAGCCAGAACGTACCCGCCGCACCGAGCGCCACATTGATCGGCTTGAAGGTAACGGTGAGCGCGAAACAGGCGATCCAGAGCGCAGAAACACAAAGGCTCATGGCCGCGCCGCGGATACGGTTCGGGAAGATTTCAGAGAGCAGCACCCAGGTGATCGGCGCAAGCGTCATCGCATAGCAGGCGATCGCGGTGAGTACGACGATCAACACAATCACACCCTGCATCTGGAAGTGATAGCAGGCGCCAAGGATGGCGTACGTCACCATCAACCCGCCGGATCCGAGCAGCATCAGCGGGCGGCGGCCCCAGCGGTCGACGGTGTGGATCGCCACGAAGGTGAAGACGAGGTTGACGACGCCGGTGATCACGATGTTGAACATCATGCCGCTCACGTCATAACCGGCGGCTTCAAAGATTTCCTGCGCATAATTGAAGATCACGTTGATACCACACCATTGCTGGAACATCGCAATAAAGATACCGAGCCCGAGAATTTTCAACAGCTTCGGGTGGAGCAGTTCTTTGTAGTTAATCTTGCCGCTTTCACCGGCAAGCGTGTCTCCAATATCAGCCACCTCAGCCGCCGCATAATCAGCTCCGCCAATTTTGGCGAGCACCTTTTCGGCTTCGGCCGTCCGCCCCTGTTTGAGCAGCCAGCGCGGCGATTCGGGGATAATCAGCGCCATAAAAAAGAAGAGTCCGGCCGGAATGGTTTCGGCGGCAAACATCCAGCGCCAGCCGAACTGGCCGTTCCACGATTCAAGGATCACATCGGCCGTCGCGCCGGTATCGACCGGGTGGCTGTTGTAGATCACCAGATTGGCAATCTGCGCCGCCAGCACACCGATCACAATCGTGAGCTGGTTAACGGAGACAAACTTGCCGCGCATGTGCGCCGGCGAAACCTCGGCAATATACATCGGCGAAACATTGGAGGCCAGCCCGATGCCCGCACCGCCGATGATACGGGCGATGATGAACGAGGTGAAATCCTGCGAAAGCGCCGTCCAGACGGCGGAAACCGTAAACATGACCGCCGCAGTCACCAGCA from Pontiella desulfatans includes these protein-coding regions:
- a CDS encoding sugar porter family MFS transporter, which produces MNTNYTFNVRYIFQISLVAALGGLLFGYDWVVIGGAKPFYEPFFDLVGESKAWLAGWAMSSALAGCLGGALLSGGITDRIGRKKVLVTAAVMFTVSAVWTALSQDFTSFIIARIIGGAGIGLASNVSPMYIAEVSPAHMRGKFVSVNQLTIVIGVLAAQIANLVIYNSHPVDTGATADVILESWNGQFGWRWMFAAETIPAGLFFFMALIIPESPRWLLKQGRTAEAEKVLAKIGGADYAAAEVADIGDTLAGESGKINYKELLHPKLLKILGLGIFIAMFQQWCGINVIFNYAQEIFEAAGYDVSGMMFNIVITGVVNLVFTFVAIHTVDRWGRRPLMLLGSGGLMVTYAILGACYHFQMQGVIVLIVVLTAIACYAMTLAPITWVLLSEIFPNRIRGAAMSLCVSALWIACFALTVTFKPINVALGAAGTFWLYGAICLVGFIVIKWMVPETKGKSLEDIERELVD
- a CDS encoding integrase core domain-containing protein — its product is MTVFGELKKLGIKIGLTTIRDIMKRNGLNPVPDKAYKNPDSTWSKFISSHIETLVAIDFFTKPIYTLKGKFDAHVLAFIHLGSRRVFMSPATFNPNEKWVLQQARNASMWLDDIGIEASHLIRDRDTKFAASFDAFWEGSGTTITRTPPRTPQANGFSEAYVKTVKSQCLDHFICLSLEHLEYINREWLAHYNFTRPHQGKEIGNKVLNVDFTPTTEGEIKREQKLGGIISHYYRAAA